A genomic segment from Dietzia psychralcaliphila encodes:
- a CDS encoding acyl-CoA carboxylase subunit beta — MTARTTAEKLAELRVKTEQARDPGSERARARRDAAGHTPPRERIAELLDAGSFVEMGQLAKAPGSPDNPFGDGVVTGRGTIDGRPVVVYAHDNTVFGGSVGEGFGKKVCAIMDFALKVGCPIIGINDSGGARVQDAVTSLAYYSEISKRQYPASGYIPQISIMLGKCAGGAVYAPVTTDFVVAVKDQAYMFVTGPDVIKQVTGEDISMEDLGSALQQAKNGNVNHVAVNEHEAFMYVRNLLSFMPSSAAEKAPRINPGLEPAPTGSDLELDSIIPDSDNAAYDMHDVLIRMFDDGEFVETSGQFAPNIITGFARVDGESVGVVANQPLHLSGSLDIDASEKATRFMMLCDAYSIPIVYVVDTPGYLPGVQQEKLGIIHRGAKMGYAVAATSVPKVTFVVRKAYGGAYAVMGSKNLGGDLNFAWPTARIAVMGAEGAVDLLQRRQIEEAGPEEGPKLRRQLIDMYNEFIATPYSAAERGYIDAVIEPSQTRLVLRGALAQLRDKVRNEPPRKHPIAPL, encoded by the coding sequence GTGACGGCTAGGACCACCGCGGAGAAGCTCGCGGAACTGCGGGTCAAGACCGAGCAGGCCCGGGACCCGGGCAGCGAGCGGGCCAGGGCCCGGCGTGACGCCGCGGGCCACACGCCGCCGCGGGAGCGCATCGCGGAACTGCTCGATGCGGGCAGCTTCGTGGAGATGGGCCAGCTGGCCAAGGCGCCCGGGAGCCCGGACAACCCGTTCGGCGACGGTGTGGTGACCGGTCGCGGCACCATCGACGGCCGACCCGTGGTCGTGTACGCGCACGACAACACGGTGTTCGGCGGGTCCGTGGGCGAGGGCTTCGGTAAGAAGGTCTGCGCGATCATGGACTTCGCCCTCAAGGTGGGGTGCCCGATCATCGGGATCAACGACTCCGGTGGCGCCCGGGTCCAGGACGCGGTCACCTCGTTGGCCTACTACTCCGAGATCTCCAAGCGCCAGTACCCCGCGTCGGGGTACATCCCGCAGATCTCGATCATGCTGGGCAAGTGCGCCGGCGGCGCCGTCTACGCCCCCGTGACCACGGACTTCGTGGTGGCGGTCAAGGACCAGGCGTATATGTTCGTCACCGGCCCGGACGTGATCAAGCAGGTCACCGGCGAGGACATCTCCATGGAGGACCTCGGCTCCGCCCTGCAGCAGGCCAAGAACGGCAACGTCAACCACGTGGCCGTGAACGAGCACGAGGCCTTCATGTACGTGCGGAACCTGCTCAGCTTCATGCCCTCCTCGGCTGCGGAGAAGGCGCCGCGGATCAACCCCGGCCTCGAACCGGCACCCACCGGGTCCGACCTGGAACTCGACTCGATCATCCCGGATTCCGACAACGCGGCATACGACATGCACGATGTGCTCATCCGGATGTTCGACGACGGCGAGTTCGTCGAGACCTCGGGACAGTTCGCGCCCAACATCATCACCGGGTTCGCCCGGGTCGACGGTGAGTCGGTGGGCGTGGTCGCCAACCAGCCTCTACATCTGTCAGGTTCTTTGGATATCGACGCCTCGGAGAAGGCGACGCGGTTCATGATGCTCTGCGACGCCTACTCGATCCCGATCGTCTACGTGGTCGACACCCCCGGGTACCTTCCGGGCGTGCAACAGGAGAAGCTCGGCATCATCCACCGTGGCGCCAAGATGGGCTACGCGGTCGCCGCGACATCCGTACCCAAGGTGACCTTCGTCGTCCGCAAGGCCTACGGCGGCGCCTACGCCGTGATGGGGTCCAAGAACCTCGGCGGCGACCTCAACTTCGCCTGGCCCACCGCGCGCATCGCGGTGATGGGGGCGGAGGGCGCGGTGGACCTGCTGCAGCGTCGTCAGATCGAGGAGGCCGGCCCGGAAGAGGGTCCCAAGCTCCGCAGGCAGCTGATCGACATGTACAACGAGTTCATCGCGACGCCCTACTCGGCCGCCGAGCGTGGGTACATCGACGCGGTGATCGAGCCGTCGCAGACCCGCCTGGTGCTCCGCGGCGCGTTGGCCCAGCTGCGCGACAAGGTCCGCAACGAGCCCCCTCGCAAGCACCCCATCGCCCCGCTGTAG
- a CDS encoding arabinosyltransferase domain-containing protein, which translates to MSDSTAASGPVAADARVARLRLVAIVSGLLGTLCFLSLPFLPVTQTTSTVQWPQNGSVDSVTAPLMAHSPQQFSATVPCSLVADLPADGGILLSTAPAGGEEAGDRALFVRASGDTVDVVSRNRVIVSAPRDQVAGGECTQLRVVAAPTYVEAAFDGIDDPDAARRVEADDLRPMVVGIYTDLPSDTVVPDGLEVAVEVDSRFTTDPTALKWAAIVIGLISTAVALWALHGLDQTDGRRSRRFLPRGWFRIRLPDVAVIGTLGVWHFVGGNTSDDGYILSMARAADPAGYMANYYRWYGVPESPFGSPYYDLLTMLAHVSTASPWMRLPALIAAILCWLVISREVLPRLGRAARTTPVVVWSAAAVFLAFWMAFNNGLRPEPVIALGALLTWVSVERAIATRRMLPYAIAVILASFSLATGPTGLMAVAALVMGLRPVLRTVVVRGREVGSHLALVAPVLAAGTMVLISVFGIQSLASVLEAIRVRGEIGPNLNWFEEFVRYYYLMIPTVDGSLSRRLPVLLVLLCLIMVIGTLLRRGKIPGAASGPVWRLVGVVVGTAFFMMFSPTKWTHHFGVYAGIGAAIAALGAMAISASAVRTTRNRTVFLGVILVVLALAFAGPNGWWYVSSYGIPWWDKAPSVRGIDAATVLLGLAVLTFAFAGWQHLRQDYVGTQAPRTREGRRRIRTIAAAPIAVVAGLLVVFSVASFAKGVHKQYPAYTIAAGNFSALAGNPCMLADRVLVEPDANDGMLTPLAATPGPDGSIDPADRAAAIEAGANSGFTPDGVAPDLSADAVVADPGAANTTQEPGGGPTVSTGESAGTGGGSGAEGVNESTVALPFGLDPATTPVLGSFLVGPQRQANLETGWYRLPENRETHPLLVISAAGRIGRYDADGLYKYGQEVIVEFGRATEGGADVVGAPVVPYDIGPAPTWRNLRVDMQDVPAEADVMRILVDDDDLTPDQWAAITPPRAPELVTIQEMVGSESPVMLDWAVSLQFPCQRPFSHYAGVAELPEYRILPDRPLAVSATSTWQSYESGGPLGWIEVAQRARTIPSYLRHDWNRDWGSIEAYTPLGTYQDDPPAPAEVTTGTETRWGWWQPEGPILVTDPET; encoded by the coding sequence GTGTCAGACTCCACCGCTGCTTCCGGCCCGGTCGCCGCCGACGCCCGTGTCGCGAGGCTCCGCCTCGTCGCCATCGTCAGCGGCCTCCTGGGCACCCTGTGCTTCCTCTCCCTGCCGTTCCTGCCGGTCACCCAGACCACCTCGACCGTGCAGTGGCCGCAGAACGGGTCGGTCGACTCGGTGACCGCGCCGCTGATGGCGCACTCGCCGCAGCAGTTCAGCGCCACCGTGCCCTGCTCCCTGGTCGCGGACCTGCCCGCCGACGGCGGGATCCTGCTGTCGACCGCCCCGGCGGGTGGCGAGGAGGCCGGTGACCGGGCGTTGTTCGTCCGCGCCTCCGGGGACACGGTGGACGTGGTCTCCCGCAACCGGGTCATCGTCTCCGCACCGCGCGACCAGGTGGCCGGTGGCGAGTGCACGCAGCTCAGGGTGGTCGCGGCGCCGACCTACGTCGAGGCGGCGTTCGACGGTATCGACGACCCTGACGCCGCCAGACGCGTCGAGGCCGACGACCTACGGCCGATGGTCGTGGGAATCTACACCGACCTGCCCTCCGACACCGTGGTCCCCGACGGCCTCGAGGTGGCCGTAGAGGTCGATTCCCGCTTCACCACCGACCCGACGGCCCTCAAGTGGGCCGCGATAGTGATCGGGCTGATCTCCACCGCTGTGGCCCTGTGGGCCCTGCACGGACTCGACCAGACCGACGGTCGCCGGTCCCGCCGCTTCCTGCCCCGCGGCTGGTTCAGGATCCGACTACCGGACGTGGCCGTGATCGGCACGCTCGGTGTGTGGCACTTCGTGGGTGGCAACACCTCCGACGACGGGTACATCCTGTCGATGGCCCGTGCCGCCGACCCCGCCGGCTACATGGCCAACTACTACCGCTGGTACGGGGTACCCGAGTCGCCGTTCGGCTCCCCCTACTACGACCTCCTCACGATGCTCGCGCACGTGTCCACCGCGAGCCCGTGGATGCGGCTTCCCGCGCTCATCGCAGCGATCCTGTGCTGGCTCGTCATCAGCCGCGAGGTCCTGCCGCGGCTCGGCCGCGCCGCGCGCACCACCCCGGTGGTCGTGTGGAGCGCCGCCGCCGTGTTCCTCGCCTTCTGGATGGCCTTCAACAACGGCCTGCGGCCCGAGCCCGTCATCGCCCTGGGAGCGCTGCTCACCTGGGTCTCCGTCGAACGCGCCATCGCGACCCGACGCATGTTGCCGTATGCGATAGCGGTGATCCTGGCCTCGTTCTCGCTGGCCACCGGCCCCACCGGGCTCATGGCCGTCGCCGCGCTGGTGATGGGGCTCCGACCGGTCCTGCGCACCGTGGTGGTGCGTGGGCGCGAGGTCGGTTCACACCTCGCGCTGGTCGCCCCGGTGCTCGCCGCCGGGACCATGGTGCTCATCAGCGTCTTCGGCATCCAGTCCCTGGCCTCGGTGCTCGAGGCGATCCGGGTGCGTGGTGAGATCGGCCCCAACCTGAACTGGTTCGAGGAGTTCGTCCGCTACTACTACCTGATGATCCCGACGGTCGACGGCTCGCTGTCGCGTCGACTCCCGGTCCTGCTGGTGCTGCTGTGCCTGATCATGGTGATCGGCACCCTGCTGCGCCGCGGCAAGATCCCGGGTGCGGCCTCCGGCCCCGTCTGGCGCCTGGTCGGCGTGGTGGTGGGCACCGCGTTCTTCATGATGTTCTCCCCCACCAAGTGGACCCACCACTTCGGCGTCTACGCGGGGATCGGAGCCGCGATCGCGGCGCTCGGCGCGATGGCCATCTCCGCGTCCGCGGTCCGCACCACCCGCAACCGGACGGTGTTCCTCGGGGTCATCCTGGTGGTGCTCGCGCTGGCCTTCGCCGGCCCCAACGGTTGGTGGTACGTCTCGAGCTACGGCATCCCCTGGTGGGACAAGGCACCCAGTGTCCGCGGCATCGACGCCGCCACGGTGCTCCTGGGTCTGGCGGTGCTGACCTTCGCCTTCGCCGGTTGGCAGCACCTCCGGCAGGACTACGTCGGGACGCAGGCGCCCAGGACCCGCGAGGGCCGGCGACGGATCCGGACCATCGCCGCAGCCCCCATCGCGGTGGTCGCGGGGCTGCTCGTCGTGTTCTCCGTCGCCTCCTTCGCCAAGGGGGTCCACAAGCAGTACCCGGCGTACACGATCGCGGCCGGCAACTTCTCGGCGCTCGCCGGGAATCCGTGCATGTTGGCCGACCGCGTCCTGGTGGAACCCGACGCCAACGACGGCATGCTCACCCCGCTCGCGGCGACCCCCGGACCGGACGGGTCGATCGACCCCGCGGACCGCGCGGCGGCCATCGAGGCCGGGGCCAACTCGGGGTTCACCCCGGACGGAGTCGCACCCGACCTGTCCGCGGACGCCGTGGTGGCCGATCCCGGTGCCGCCAACACCACCCAGGAGCCCGGCGGCGGCCCCACCGTCAGCACCGGCGAGAGCGCCGGCACCGGCGGCGGTAGCGGCGCCGAAGGTGTCAACGAGTCCACGGTGGCCCTGCCGTTCGGTCTGGATCCCGCCACCACACCGGTCCTCGGTTCGTTCCTGGTGGGACCCCAGCGGCAGGCGAACCTCGAGACCGGTTGGTACCGGCTGCCGGAGAACCGCGAGACCCATCCGCTCCTGGTCATCTCCGCCGCCGGTCGGATCGGCCGCTACGACGCCGACGGCTTGTACAAGTACGGGCAGGAGGTGATCGTCGAGTTCGGTCGCGCCACCGAGGGCGGCGCGGACGTGGTGGGAGCGCCCGTCGTACCGTACGACATCGGCCCCGCCCCCACCTGGCGGAACCTCCGGGTCGACATGCAGGACGTGCCGGCCGAGGCCGACGTCATGCGGATCCTTGTCGACGACGACGACCTGACCCCCGACCAGTGGGCCGCGATCACCCCGCCGCGCGCGCCCGAACTCGTCACGATCCAGGAGATGGTCGGGTCGGAGTCGCCCGTCATGCTGGACTGGGCGGTGAGCCTGCAGTTCCCGTGTCAGCGGCCGTTCTCGCACTACGCGGGCGTCGCCGAGCTGCCGGAGTACCGGATCCTGCCGGACCGCCCACTCGCGGTGAGCGCCACCAGCACGTGGCAGTCGTACGAGTCGGGAGGGCCGCTCGGGTGGATCGAGGTCGCCCAGCGCGCCCGCACGATCCCCTCGTACCTGCGTCACGACTGGAACCGCGACTGGGGTTCCATCGAGGCGTACACGCCACTGGGGACCTACCAGGACGATCCTCCGGCCCCGGCCGAGGTGACCACCGGGACCGAGACCCGCTGGGGATGGTGGCAGCCCGAGGGCCCGATACTGGTGACCGACCCGGAGACCTAG
- a CDS encoding arabinosyltransferase domain-containing protein — protein sequence MTTNGGRPLGLHPYPGMDRDRRLAVITGFLGAFLAILAGFLPVHQDTTEVRWTAGPDYASVTAPLVSGRPLDLTITAPCGPLSQVPDDTIVFSTLPEDAPGRISDGLVVQRSADAAGDPAIEVAVRNTTLLSVPLSTLRDPACESLSVRAEVGVLVAELTGLSEDGNLSENGDVADDADDPVRAAVPGTMRPQVTGVFTDLTPLTAPEGLGESTVEITVDSRYSSSPTVLKLALMVLGILATLASVVFLHRLDGIDGRSDRRFVPRSWTRLSAVDGVVVSVLGFWHLVGANTSDDGYLLTMARSAGPSGYMANYYRWLGSPESPVGWYYEILRLFAEVSTASPWMRLPTLACGILAWLIISREVVPRLGRLARTWHRPRWTGAALFLAFWMAFNNGLRPEPVIALGALLTWSLVERSIATRRLVPGVAAIGVAAFSLGAGPTGLMCVAALAAGAREFVRMVRRRALVVGWAPILGPVLAVGLALLYTVFADQTLAAVLEATRIRTELGPSLPWYGEKDRWEALFGVSADGGVARRFPVLLMLMCLALVTAVMLRRGRIPGAAAGPSRRLIGVIAGSLLFLVFTPTKWTHHFGVFAGLAGALAVLAVIALRSSTVSLRRSRWLVGAALCLVVGLSTATNNTWWYVSDYGIPFSDTFPDVAGVQIQYVAFIGGLVCLLVAGLIHAGILPDSPDGAVARRFSRALPFRRSGPDTPAARARDRRRVGSGRGPGIDGAPLTIVAFSVVIFELFSAVTAVFVQTPAYTVGRANLRALSGEPCSLADSVLVEEDSNDGLLRAVGAGPEISLGAGVVNGFAPNGLPDTITVDSTESSGSLALSDSGEREPGDGVDAGTTGGRGEVTVNGSTVALPFGLDPDTTPVLGSYRRGPQVAAELTSAWYELPARRPNSPLLVMAAAGRIGPGDLKIEYGRPGRVGAAGPTDFEVMGSMAPVDIGPAPAWRNLRIPLESIPSDAEVVRVVATDGNLDPDWWLAVTPPRNPRLRTLDEVVGHTDPVLIDWVVALAFPCQRPFVHNGGVGEIPRYRILADRESSSAANWWQSAGGGGPLLWTSQTVEAVTVPTYLDHDWSRDWGSLQRFEPLDPEATPADLVRRSSVQWGWTTPGPMN from the coding sequence GTGACGACGAACGGTGGGCGCCCCCTCGGGCTGCACCCGTACCCGGGGATGGACCGGGACCGACGGCTGGCCGTGATCACCGGTTTCCTCGGCGCGTTCCTGGCGATCCTGGCCGGGTTCCTGCCCGTCCACCAGGACACCACCGAGGTGCGCTGGACCGCCGGGCCCGACTACGCCTCCGTCACGGCCCCACTGGTCTCCGGGAGGCCGCTGGACCTGACCATCACCGCACCCTGTGGCCCGCTGTCGCAGGTTCCCGACGACACGATCGTGTTCTCGACCCTGCCCGAGGACGCGCCGGGGCGGATCTCCGACGGCCTGGTGGTGCAGCGCTCCGCCGACGCCGCGGGGGACCCGGCGATCGAGGTGGCGGTCCGCAACACCACCCTGCTCTCGGTCCCCCTGTCCACCCTCCGGGACCCGGCCTGTGAATCGCTGAGCGTCCGGGCCGAGGTCGGGGTGCTGGTGGCCGAGCTCACCGGCCTGTCCGAGGACGGAAACCTCAGCGAGAACGGGGACGTCGCCGACGACGCCGACGACCCCGTCCGCGCGGCCGTCCCGGGCACCATGCGACCACAGGTCACGGGGGTGTTCACGGACCTGACTCCCCTCACCGCGCCCGAGGGCCTGGGCGAGTCGACCGTGGAGATCACCGTCGACTCCCGCTACTCGTCCAGTCCCACGGTGCTCAAGCTGGCGTTGATGGTGCTGGGCATCCTGGCCACCCTCGCCTCGGTGGTGTTCCTGCACCGCCTCGACGGGATCGACGGGCGGTCCGACCGGAGGTTCGTCCCCCGCTCATGGACCCGGCTGTCGGCCGTCGACGGAGTGGTGGTGAGCGTCCTGGGGTTCTGGCACCTCGTGGGCGCCAACACCTCCGACGACGGCTATCTGCTCACCATGGCCCGGTCCGCCGGACCCAGCGGCTACATGGCCAACTACTACCGCTGGCTCGGCTCCCCCGAGTCTCCCGTGGGGTGGTACTACGAGATCCTGCGGCTGTTCGCCGAGGTGTCCACGGCGAGTCCGTGGATGCGCCTGCCCACCCTGGCGTGCGGCATCCTGGCCTGGCTGATCATCAGCCGGGAGGTGGTCCCGCGCCTGGGCAGGCTCGCGCGCACCTGGCACCGGCCCCGGTGGACCGGCGCCGCCCTGTTCCTGGCCTTCTGGATGGCGTTCAACAACGGGCTGCGGCCCGAGCCAGTGATCGCGCTGGGCGCGCTGCTCACCTGGTCGCTCGTGGAGCGGTCCATCGCCACGCGCAGGCTCGTCCCGGGCGTCGCCGCGATCGGCGTGGCCGCGTTCTCCCTCGGGGCCGGACCCACCGGGCTCATGTGCGTGGCCGCCCTGGCCGCCGGCGCACGCGAGTTCGTCCGCATGGTCCGTCGGCGCGCCCTGGTGGTCGGCTGGGCGCCCATCCTCGGCCCGGTCCTGGCGGTGGGGCTGGCACTGCTCTACACCGTGTTCGCCGATCAGACACTCGCCGCGGTCCTCGAGGCCACCCGCATCCGCACCGAGCTCGGCCCCAGCCTGCCCTGGTACGGGGAGAAGGACCGCTGGGAGGCGTTGTTCGGGGTGTCCGCCGACGGCGGTGTGGCCCGGCGCTTCCCCGTCCTGCTCATGCTGATGTGCCTCGCGCTCGTCACGGCCGTGATGCTGCGCCGCGGTCGGATCCCCGGGGCCGCCGCCGGCCCCTCCCGCCGGCTCATCGGCGTGATCGCCGGATCCCTGTTGTTCCTGGTGTTCACCCCTACCAAGTGGACCCACCACTTCGGCGTGTTCGCCGGGCTCGCCGGGGCCCTGGCCGTCCTCGCCGTGATCGCGCTGCGGTCCTCGACCGTCTCGCTGCGCCGGAGTCGTTGGCTCGTCGGGGCGGCATTGTGCCTCGTCGTGGGCCTGTCCACCGCCACCAACAACACCTGGTGGTATGTCTCCGACTACGGCATCCCGTTCTCCGACACCTTCCCCGACGTGGCGGGGGTCCAGATCCAGTACGTCGCGTTCATCGGCGGCCTGGTGTGCCTGCTGGTGGCCGGGCTCATCCACGCCGGGATCCTCCCCGACTCGCCCGACGGGGCGGTCGCCCGCAGGTTCTCCCGCGCCCTGCCCTTCCGCCGGTCGGGTCCCGACACCCCCGCCGCACGGGCCCGGGATCGCCGCCGGGTCGGGTCCGGACGGGGCCCCGGCATCGACGGCGCCCCGCTGACGATCGTGGCGTTCTCCGTCGTGATCTTCGAGCTCTTCTCCGCCGTGACCGCCGTGTTCGTCCAGACCCCGGCGTACACGGTCGGACGCGCCAACCTGCGCGCCCTCAGCGGCGAGCCGTGTTCTCTCGCCGACTCGGTGCTGGTCGAGGAGGACTCCAACGACGGCCTGCTCAGAGCAGTGGGCGCCGGGCCCGAGATCTCACTGGGCGCGGGCGTGGTCAACGGATTCGCGCCCAACGGCCTGCCCGACACCATCACCGTCGACAGCACGGAGTCCTCCGGCTCGCTGGCCCTGTCCGATTCCGGCGAGCGCGAGCCGGGGGACGGCGTCGACGCCGGCACCACCGGCGGCAGGGGTGAGGTGACCGTCAACGGTTCCACCGTGGCACTTCCCTTCGGCCTCGACCCCGACACCACACCGGTCCTGGGCTCCTACCGCCGCGGCCCCCAGGTCGCCGCCGAGCTCACGTCGGCCTGGTACGAACTGCCCGCCCGCCGCCCCAACAGCCCACTCCTGGTCATGGCCGCCGCGGGCCGCATCGGTCCGGGTGACCTGAAGATCGAATACGGTCGGCCGGGCCGGGTCGGTGCGGCGGGTCCCACCGACTTCGAGGTCATGGGCTCCATGGCCCCCGTCGACATCGGTCCGGCCCCCGCCTGGCGCAACCTCAGGATCCCCCTGGAGTCGATCCCCTCCGACGCCGAGGTCGTGCGCGTGGTGGCGACCGACGGCAACCTGGACCCCGACTGGTGGCTCGCCGTGACCCCGCCCCGGAACCCACGGTTGCGCACCCTCGACGAGGTCGTCGGCCACACCGACCCGGTGCTCATCGACTGGGTCGTGGCCCTGGCGTTCCCGTGCCAGCGCCCGTTCGTCCACAACGGGGGGGTCGGCGAGATCCCCCGGTACCGGATCCTCGCCGACCGCGAGTCCTCGTCCGCCGCGAACTGGTGGCAGAGCGCTGGCGGCGGCGGACCACTGTTGTGGACCAGCCAGACGGTGGAGGCCGTCACCGTCCCCACCTACCTCGACCACGACTGGTCGAGGGACTGGGGTTCACTCCAGCGCTTCGAGCCCCTCGACCCCGAGGCGACGCCCGCGGACCTCGTTCGACGCAGTTCCGTCCAATGGGGCTGGACCACGCCGGGTCCCATGAACTGA